In one window of Epinephelus fuscoguttatus linkage group LG20, E.fuscoguttatus.final_Chr_v1 DNA:
- the mrtfab gene encoding myocardin related transcription factor Ab isoform X4, producing MIMLDTNHCLSFEPSPPGSPPMGDDMEKTGLTMDHDRLVYHSLKEVLQLKLQQRRTREELVSQGIMPPLKSPAAFHEQRKSLERARTEDYLKRKIRSRPERSELVRMHILEETSAEPSLQAKQLQLKRARLADDLNDKISHRPGPIELVHKNILSVDCPVHSPLDSPKGESSSLDEDSSDALSPDQLTNHDSPLSAVPQLSPSDMVTQNGDVSPSQFITQSPPPPPPPPPPPPPQVNGSNSSPFPKVTNGTTLTLTNSRPSAGHVKQSQAKASSDRPPQRPKKPKDSKPKVKKLKYHQYIPPDQKADKERPPQMDSSYAKLLHQQQLFLQLQILNQQQQHYNYHTILPAPPKPPTEQPPTTNSGPSPSRSVPTTTTPTPSNQSGTARQSQTAVGGAKPGTLPANLDEFKVAELKQELKLRGLTVSGTKNDLIERLRNYQEQNGGTTAVVKNSISQPSQQGTTSSAGTVTSSPTATTTTTPDHQPGEAGFKLDLSSLAQVIPGRVMRFGSTSSSPPVSPTPSERSLAGMSPDETSCNGDMFGEMVSSPLTQLTLHPSPQHPPNVSPLSKVKEEIQSSCSLSRPSPASCPAPEPLSGTAMDTSCYDKDQMLQEKDKQIEELTRMLRQKQRLVETLRSQLEQGKMTGVGGVVSEKEGGEKSKTSPEVKLQTLIKASAIQPPTLPNGIVVRVKKEVESEEGMEGVTEAKKAAQPMQCSQETLLRLQQIHRLQIQQAEQQKQTLQPKQQQSQVQLQRVTEAMSSPQKLQQQKKEAQILLHQQQQLQQLIIQQTQQKQLQAQQKLAQQKLAQQKLSQQKLVQQNQLKQTQGQVQQNQQKNQVQLKQVQVQVQKPALNLTQQRKQQRALQRQQQKQQTAAVTTQQVTPVFINQQNGTQIHTQAISLDLLKANGTPTLVTDSNGNHYLIALTSQTTEGQNGVSSLAKPNGRITLQRLQSTPSKLPSTDSQSKEPPEAEPNKKGQKAGLHLDTNGAPQPNLSVTAPPNLQPFFDDMSDSESQSNLISSLKREEVCPPYDRHTLFTPPSPKPNTSLPTQRSKQENGVNSQQMDDLFDILLKSGEIPGFKANPDPSLAPLHSDPPSPSSPPSPLHLSPPTPTEPLISPQPPAGEPCTGSGRLEDFLESTTGAPLLGVEPDGGLTLIDDLHSQMLSTPSILDHPPSPMDTSDLGFSPHSTGLDFGDPTLDSMDWLDISMVGSGGGGSGGSGGGRGGEGGAGDRDGGTSLAPLVPHTPPSVFSTDFLDSTDLQLHWESCL from the exons TTCTCCAGCTCAAACTCCAGCAGAGACGCACACGAGAGGAACTGGTCAGCCAAGGGATCATGCCAC CACTGAAGAGTCCGGCAGCCTTTCATGAACAGCGGAAAAGTCTGGAGCGAGCAAGG ACCGAGGATTATCTGAAGAGGAAGATCCGGAGTCGTCCTGAGCGCTCTGAGCTGGTCAGGATGCACATTCTGGAAG AGACGTCGGCAGAGCCGTCCCTGCAGGCCAagcagctgcagctgaagcGAGCACGACTGGCTGACGACCTCAACGACAAGATCTCCCACAGACCAGGTCCCATCGAGCTGGTTCACAAGAACATCCTGTCTGTCGACTGCCCCGTGCACTCACCACTGG ATTCTCCAAAGGGAGAGAGCTCGTCTTTGGATGAAGACAGCAGTGACGCTCTGTCACCAGACCAGCTAACCAACCACGACTCTCCCCTGAGTGCCGTCCCTCAGCTGTCCCCCTCGGACATGGTTACCCAGAACGGGGATGTGTCACCATCACAG TTTATTACACagtcccctcctcctccaccacctccaccaccacctcctcctccccaggtgaatgggtcaaactcCTCCCCATTCCCGAAAGTGACAAATGGGACAACGCTGACCTTAACAAACTCCCGCCCTTCTGCTGGACATGTGAAG CAGTCTCAGGCTAAGGCGAGTTCGGACCGTCCTCCACAGAGACCTAAGAAACCAAAGGACAGCAAACCCAAG GTGAAGAAGCTGAAGTACCACCAGTACATCCCTCCAGACCAGAAGGCAGACAAAGAGCGTCCACCCCAGATGGACTCGTCCTATGCGAAGCtcctccaccagcagcagctcttCCTGCAGCTGCAGATTCTCAACCAGCAACAGCAGCACTACAACTACCACACCATACTGCCCGCCCCACCCAA GCCTCCAACAGAGCAGCCTCCCACAACCAACTCTGGCCCTTCCCCCTCCCGCAGTGTTCCCACGACGACCACCCCAACCCCCTCCAATCAGAGCGGGACTGCCCGTCAGAGCCAAACTGCAGTGGGAGGAGCCAAACCAGGCACTCTGCCAGCCAACCTGGATGAGTTCAAA GTCGCTGAGTTGAAACAGGAACTGAAATTACGTGGTTTGACTGTCTCAGGCACAAAGAACGATCTCATCGAGAGGCTCCGCAACTATCAGGAGCAAAATGGTGGCACCACAGCGGTTGTGAAAAACAGCATATCGCAACCCAGCCAACAGGGCACGACCTCATCCGCTGGCACCGTCACATCCTCTCCAAccgcaacaacaacaacaacccccGACCACCAACCAGGAGAGGCGGGCTTTAAGTTAGATTTGTCATCGTTGGCTCAGGTGATTCCAGGGCGGGTCATGCGGTTTGGCAGCACCAGCTCCAGCCCTCCGGTGTCTCCTACTCCATCTGAGAGGTCACTGGCCGGAATGAGTCCAGATGAGACGAGCTGTAATGGAGACATGTTTGGAGAGATG GTAAGCTCTCCACTGACCCAGCTCACCCTTCACCCATCTCCTCAGCACCCACCAAATGTCTCTCCGCTCTCCAAGGTCAAAGAGGAGATCCAGAGCTCCTGCAGCCTCTCCAGGCCTTCACCTGCCTCATGTCCGGCTCCAGAACCCCTGTCTGGAACAGCCATGGACACTTCCTGTTATGACAAGGACCAGATGCTCCAGGAGAAGGACAAGCAGATCGAGGAGTTGACCAGGATGCTGAGACAGAAGCAGAGGCTGGTGGAGACGCTCAGGTCCCAGCTGGAGCAGGGTAAGATGACAGGAGTAGGTGGGGTAGTGTCGGAGAAGGAAGGAGGTGAAAAGAGCAAAACATCCCCAGAGGTTAAACTTCAAACTCTGATAAAAGCCTCAGCCATCCAGCCCCCCACTCTCCCCAACGGCATCGTGGTGAGGGTGAAGAAGGAGGTGGAGTCTGAGGAAGGGATGGAGGGGGTGACGGAGGCGAAGAAAGCGGCCCAGCCGATGCAGTGCTCTCAGGAGACTCTGCTCCGGCTGCAGCAGATTCATCGGCTGCAGATCCAGCAAGCTGAACAGCAGAAACAGACGCTGCAgcccaaacagcagcagagtcagGTGCAGCTGCAGAGAGTAACAGAGGCGATGTCGAGCCCTCAgaagctacagcagcagaagaaagaAGCCCAGATCCTgctccatcagcagcagcaactgCAGCAGCTCATCATACAGCAAACCCAACAGAAACAGCTCCAGGCGCAGCAGAAGTTAGCACAGCAGAAACTGGCCCAGCAGAAACTCAGCCAACAGAAGCTGGTGCAGCAGAACCAGCTCAAACAAACTCAAGGTCAAGTTCAGCAGAACCAGCAGAAGAACCAGGTTCAGCTGAAGCAGGTTCAGGTGCAGGTCCAGAAGCCTGCGCTGAACCTAACccagcagaggaagcagcagagggctctgcagaggcagcagcagaaacagcagaCGGCAGCTGTCACCACTCAACAG GTGACCCCAGTCTTTATCAACCAACAGAACGGCACTCAGATCCACACTCAGGCCATTTCATTAGACCTCCTCAAGGCGAATGGCACGCCGACACTGGTCACCGACAGCAACGGCAACCACTACCTGATCGCACTAACCAGTCAAACCACAGAGGGACAGAACGGAGTGTCCTCATTGGCCAAACCCAATGGACGCATCACACTGCAG AGGTTGCAGTCGACTCCAAGTAAACTCCCCAGCactgacagccaatcaaaaGAGCCGCCAGAGGCTGAGCCAAACAAAAAG GGACAGAAAGCGGGGCTGCACCTGGACACCAATGGCGCGCCACAGCCCAACCTGTCAGTCACCGCTCCACCCAACCTGCAGCCTTTCTTCGACGACATGTCAGACAGCGAGAGCCAAAGCAACTTAATCTCATCTCTTAAG AGAGAGGAGGTGTGTCCGCCTTACGACCGGCACACACTGTTCACCCCTCCCTCTCCCAAACCCAACACCTCCCTTCCTACTCAGCGCTCCAAA CAGGAGAATGGCGTCAACAGTCAGCAGATGGACGACCTGTTTGACATCCTGCTCAAGAGTGGAG AAATCCCCGGCTTCAAAGCTAACCCGGACCCTTCACTCGCCCCTCTCCACTCTGACCCGCCTTCCCCATCTTCTCCCCCATCTCCTCTCCACCTCTCCCCTCCTACCCCCACAGAGCCCCTCATCTCCCCTCAGCCTCCTGCAGGAGAGCCCTGCACAGGCAGCGGACGCCTGGAAGACTTCCTGGAAAGCACCACAGGCGCCCCGCTGCTGGGCGTGGAGCCCGACGGCGGCCTGACGCTGATCGACGACCTTCACAGCCAAATGCTGAGCACTCCCAGCATCCTGGACCACCCTCCCTCCCCCATGGACACATCTGACTTGGGCTTCTCCCCCCACTCCACAGGGCTGGACTTTGGCGACCCCACCCTGGACAGCATGGACTGGCTGGATATCTCCATGGTGGGGAGCGGCGGCGGAGGCAGCGGGGGCAGCGGAGGGggtagaggaggagaagggggagCCGGGGACAGAGACGGTGGGACGAGCCTGGCCCCGCTTGTGCCGCACACTCCGCCGAGTGTCTTCTCAACCGATTTTCTGGACAGCACGGACCTGCAGCTGCACTGGGAGTCATGTCTGTAG
- the mrtfab gene encoding myocardin related transcription factor Ab isoform X1: protein MATLHPQRREEPSPGSMEVTGTPGLAPSPQSESVTNELQELSLQPAPAPRPLQERKNVLQLKLQQRRTREELVSQGIMPPLKSPAAFHEQRKSLERARTEDYLKRKIRSRPERSELVRMHILEETSAEPSLQAKQLQLKRARLADDLNDKISHRPGPIELVHKNILSVDCPVHSPLDSPKGESSSLDEDSSDALSPDQLTNHDSPLSAVPQLSPSDMVTQNGDVSPSQFITQSPPPPPPPPPPPPPQVNGSNSSPFPKVTNGTTLTLTNSRPSAGHVKQSQAKASSDRPPQRPKKPKDSKPKVKKLKYHQYIPPDQKADKERPPQMDSSYAKLLHQQQLFLQLQILNQQQQHYNYHTILPAPPKPPTEQPPTTNSGPSPSRSVPTTTTPTPSNQSGTARQSQTAVGGAKPGTLPANLDEFKVAELKQELKLRGLTVSGTKNDLIERLRNYQEQNGGTTAVVKNSISQPSQQGTTSSAGTVTSSPTATTTTTPDHQPGEAGFKLDLSSLAQVIPGRVMRFGSTSSSPPVSPTPSERSLAGMSPDETSCNGDMFGEMVSSPLTQLTLHPSPQHPPNVSPLSKVKEEIQSSCSLSRPSPASCPAPEPLSGTAMDTSCYDKDQMLQEKDKQIEELTRMLRQKQRLVETLRSQLEQGKMTGVGGVVSEKEGGEKSKTSPEVKLQTLIKASAIQPPTLPNGIVVRVKKEVESEEGMEGVTEAKKAAQPMQCSQETLLRLQQIHRLQIQQAEQQKQTLQPKQQQSQVQLQRVTEAMSSPQKLQQQKKEAQILLHQQQQLQQLIIQQTQQKQLQAQQKLAQQKLAQQKLSQQKLVQQNQLKQTQGQVQQNQQKNQVQLKQVQVQVQKPALNLTQQRKQQRALQRQQQKQQTAAVTTQQVTPVFINQQNGTQIHTQAISLDLLKANGTPTLVTDSNGNHYLIALTSQTTEGQNGVSSLAKPNGRITLQRLQSTPSKLPSTDSQSKEPPEAEPNKKGQKAGLHLDTNGAPQPNLSVTAPPNLQPFFDDMSDSESQSNLISSLKREEVCPPYDRHTLFTPPSPKPNTSLPTQRSKQENGVNSQQMDDLFDILLKSGEIPGFKANPDPSLAPLHSDPPSPSSPPSPLHLSPPTPTEPLISPQPPAGEPCTGSGRLEDFLESTTGAPLLGVEPDGGLTLIDDLHSQMLSTPSILDHPPSPMDTSDLGFSPHSTGLDFGDPTLDSMDWLDISMVGSGGGGSGGSGGGRGGEGGAGDRDGGTSLAPLVPHTPPSVFSTDFLDSTDLQLHWESCL from the exons TTCTCCAGCTCAAACTCCAGCAGAGACGCACACGAGAGGAACTGGTCAGCCAAGGGATCATGCCAC CACTGAAGAGTCCGGCAGCCTTTCATGAACAGCGGAAAAGTCTGGAGCGAGCAAGG ACCGAGGATTATCTGAAGAGGAAGATCCGGAGTCGTCCTGAGCGCTCTGAGCTGGTCAGGATGCACATTCTGGAAG AGACGTCGGCAGAGCCGTCCCTGCAGGCCAagcagctgcagctgaagcGAGCACGACTGGCTGACGACCTCAACGACAAGATCTCCCACAGACCAGGTCCCATCGAGCTGGTTCACAAGAACATCCTGTCTGTCGACTGCCCCGTGCACTCACCACTGG ATTCTCCAAAGGGAGAGAGCTCGTCTTTGGATGAAGACAGCAGTGACGCTCTGTCACCAGACCAGCTAACCAACCACGACTCTCCCCTGAGTGCCGTCCCTCAGCTGTCCCCCTCGGACATGGTTACCCAGAACGGGGATGTGTCACCATCACAG TTTATTACACagtcccctcctcctccaccacctccaccaccacctcctcctccccaggtgaatgggtcaaactcCTCCCCATTCCCGAAAGTGACAAATGGGACAACGCTGACCTTAACAAACTCCCGCCCTTCTGCTGGACATGTGAAG CAGTCTCAGGCTAAGGCGAGTTCGGACCGTCCTCCACAGAGACCTAAGAAACCAAAGGACAGCAAACCCAAG GTGAAGAAGCTGAAGTACCACCAGTACATCCCTCCAGACCAGAAGGCAGACAAAGAGCGTCCACCCCAGATGGACTCGTCCTATGCGAAGCtcctccaccagcagcagctcttCCTGCAGCTGCAGATTCTCAACCAGCAACAGCAGCACTACAACTACCACACCATACTGCCCGCCCCACCCAA GCCTCCAACAGAGCAGCCTCCCACAACCAACTCTGGCCCTTCCCCCTCCCGCAGTGTTCCCACGACGACCACCCCAACCCCCTCCAATCAGAGCGGGACTGCCCGTCAGAGCCAAACTGCAGTGGGAGGAGCCAAACCAGGCACTCTGCCAGCCAACCTGGATGAGTTCAAA GTCGCTGAGTTGAAACAGGAACTGAAATTACGTGGTTTGACTGTCTCAGGCACAAAGAACGATCTCATCGAGAGGCTCCGCAACTATCAGGAGCAAAATGGTGGCACCACAGCGGTTGTGAAAAACAGCATATCGCAACCCAGCCAACAGGGCACGACCTCATCCGCTGGCACCGTCACATCCTCTCCAAccgcaacaacaacaacaacccccGACCACCAACCAGGAGAGGCGGGCTTTAAGTTAGATTTGTCATCGTTGGCTCAGGTGATTCCAGGGCGGGTCATGCGGTTTGGCAGCACCAGCTCCAGCCCTCCGGTGTCTCCTACTCCATCTGAGAGGTCACTGGCCGGAATGAGTCCAGATGAGACGAGCTGTAATGGAGACATGTTTGGAGAGATG GTAAGCTCTCCACTGACCCAGCTCACCCTTCACCCATCTCCTCAGCACCCACCAAATGTCTCTCCGCTCTCCAAGGTCAAAGAGGAGATCCAGAGCTCCTGCAGCCTCTCCAGGCCTTCACCTGCCTCATGTCCGGCTCCAGAACCCCTGTCTGGAACAGCCATGGACACTTCCTGTTATGACAAGGACCAGATGCTCCAGGAGAAGGACAAGCAGATCGAGGAGTTGACCAGGATGCTGAGACAGAAGCAGAGGCTGGTGGAGACGCTCAGGTCCCAGCTGGAGCAGGGTAAGATGACAGGAGTAGGTGGGGTAGTGTCGGAGAAGGAAGGAGGTGAAAAGAGCAAAACATCCCCAGAGGTTAAACTTCAAACTCTGATAAAAGCCTCAGCCATCCAGCCCCCCACTCTCCCCAACGGCATCGTGGTGAGGGTGAAGAAGGAGGTGGAGTCTGAGGAAGGGATGGAGGGGGTGACGGAGGCGAAGAAAGCGGCCCAGCCGATGCAGTGCTCTCAGGAGACTCTGCTCCGGCTGCAGCAGATTCATCGGCTGCAGATCCAGCAAGCTGAACAGCAGAAACAGACGCTGCAgcccaaacagcagcagagtcagGTGCAGCTGCAGAGAGTAACAGAGGCGATGTCGAGCCCTCAgaagctacagcagcagaagaaagaAGCCCAGATCCTgctccatcagcagcagcaactgCAGCAGCTCATCATACAGCAAACCCAACAGAAACAGCTCCAGGCGCAGCAGAAGTTAGCACAGCAGAAACTGGCCCAGCAGAAACTCAGCCAACAGAAGCTGGTGCAGCAGAACCAGCTCAAACAAACTCAAGGTCAAGTTCAGCAGAACCAGCAGAAGAACCAGGTTCAGCTGAAGCAGGTTCAGGTGCAGGTCCAGAAGCCTGCGCTGAACCTAACccagcagaggaagcagcagagggctctgcagaggcagcagcagaaacagcagaCGGCAGCTGTCACCACTCAACAG GTGACCCCAGTCTTTATCAACCAACAGAACGGCACTCAGATCCACACTCAGGCCATTTCATTAGACCTCCTCAAGGCGAATGGCACGCCGACACTGGTCACCGACAGCAACGGCAACCACTACCTGATCGCACTAACCAGTCAAACCACAGAGGGACAGAACGGAGTGTCCTCATTGGCCAAACCCAATGGACGCATCACACTGCAG AGGTTGCAGTCGACTCCAAGTAAACTCCCCAGCactgacagccaatcaaaaGAGCCGCCAGAGGCTGAGCCAAACAAAAAG GGACAGAAAGCGGGGCTGCACCTGGACACCAATGGCGCGCCACAGCCCAACCTGTCAGTCACCGCTCCACCCAACCTGCAGCCTTTCTTCGACGACATGTCAGACAGCGAGAGCCAAAGCAACTTAATCTCATCTCTTAAG AGAGAGGAGGTGTGTCCGCCTTACGACCGGCACACACTGTTCACCCCTCCCTCTCCCAAACCCAACACCTCCCTTCCTACTCAGCGCTCCAAA CAGGAGAATGGCGTCAACAGTCAGCAGATGGACGACCTGTTTGACATCCTGCTCAAGAGTGGAG AAATCCCCGGCTTCAAAGCTAACCCGGACCCTTCACTCGCCCCTCTCCACTCTGACCCGCCTTCCCCATCTTCTCCCCCATCTCCTCTCCACCTCTCCCCTCCTACCCCCACAGAGCCCCTCATCTCCCCTCAGCCTCCTGCAGGAGAGCCCTGCACAGGCAGCGGACGCCTGGAAGACTTCCTGGAAAGCACCACAGGCGCCCCGCTGCTGGGCGTGGAGCCCGACGGCGGCCTGACGCTGATCGACGACCTTCACAGCCAAATGCTGAGCACTCCCAGCATCCTGGACCACCCTCCCTCCCCCATGGACACATCTGACTTGGGCTTCTCCCCCCACTCCACAGGGCTGGACTTTGGCGACCCCACCCTGGACAGCATGGACTGGCTGGATATCTCCATGGTGGGGAGCGGCGGCGGAGGCAGCGGGGGCAGCGGAGGGggtagaggaggagaagggggagCCGGGGACAGAGACGGTGGGACGAGCCTGGCCCCGCTTGTGCCGCACACTCCGCCGAGTGTCTTCTCAACCGATTTTCTGGACAGCACGGACCTGCAGCTGCACTGGGAGTCATGTCTGTAG